One genomic window of Medicago truncatula cultivar Jemalong A17 chromosome 1, MtrunA17r5.0-ANR, whole genome shotgun sequence includes the following:
- the LOC25482967 gene encoding uncharacterized protein, whose amino-acid sequence MNSSPRLDSAVFQLTPTRTRFDLVITVNGKQEKIASGLLSPFLCHLKAAQDQMDKGGYSIVLVPEHGCDVTWFTRRTIERFVRFVSTPEILERVYTIESEILQIEEAIAIQGNNSIGIGTVEENQIKQVESTEGTFERTGRKIKQDSNVEKAVVPYKSDTQPPEANGSTSSQGKSKVQLLRVLETRKLVLHKEQGMAFARAVAAGFDIDSIPALMSFAECFEASRLMDACRKFMSLWKIKHENGLWLEIETSEVTPNRADFSTINTSHTEMDSESNGGKTNSGNQANIQDQFSHHGFSPWPVHSLPGALPVFHPYAVEGVPYYPSYPGNSAFTQPGCPPMEDPRLHADQSVRHRRHSMDNRHGNTDSKNWDIETSKPRFKDEMDIEREGLQTGDRRKKTSRSDRHKSSTVVIRNINYIAKTEHSSGSGSYSDSATETDEDKEVHKSVKTSKRRGSGKASLKRLNSTDKEETDGGHWQAFQNYLLKGVDEDRHAINQNQFEMEKGDHVRRKKHVAAKDPLDLTGNSHPSSDVAAVNGQCYSNTDLEKKLFHNMNDDSIMVEHRVNGPVNIEGNAIDMGSDFPNVYTKEGKRKISNYQPAELSLLPERGADKGSMRYDCALDYEMQAQAVGGSSQDKKNKGVLSRHTKPGSKMLDKEQKSKPTPSSSDRKKTIGPIRRGKPNKPSPLDEARARAERLRNYKADLQKLKKEKEEEDIKRIEALKKERQKRIAARSSSVTKPTTKSTMPSQQTKKQFQTKFLSTVHKGSKFSDSEPRSSLPFQRFPIRTVSGGSNDSLKPSKTSRLSAGSSNSVTSKLRRSVPLLPEPKQGKGDCANNTKASITSSRRFSEPKMSTIRPTSLVKPRSSRTISRTKAVEETERKKISAIVNYDKDKIATLPELKIRISKEKPQKLNVDKPSMNSEGALLKKSESEISTTDNRDEIPMIDKTVVMLEGEKKPSALDINDEKPRGKTTIAKRQDDKDKAMEKTERVSSCTAVCAPASSLRTNMVHIGTLENQSQVKHISSKVKMNNTKNEPSKSSSSSRVAEESSRAPYSRGSSLEDGHAQNSEYGKAPPTSLETTSIGMETFRAHVSDTRNSTLEKIPEVNENPQAKEPSKGFRRLLKFGKKNHNSATGHSMDSDHANEIGANGSTNEVPTLRNLLSRDETLSTNATPQKPTRSFSLLSPFRSNSREKKIMMA is encoded by the exons ATGAACTCTTCACCAAGGTTGGATTCAGCTGTGTTTCAGCTTACACCAACTAGAACAAG GTTTGATTTGGTCATAACTGTGAATGGAAAGCAAGAGAAAATTGCATCAGGTTTGCTCAGCCCATTTCTATGCCACTTGAAGGCTGCTCAAGATCAAATGGATAAGGGTGGTTATTCAATTGTTCTTGTGCCTGAGCATGGATGCGATGTCACGTGGTTTACCAGGAGAACTATCGAAAG GTTTGTCCGGTTCGTTAGCACACCTGAGATACTGGAACGGGTATATACCATAGAATCTGAAATCTTACAAATTGAAGAGGCAATTGCAATTCAAGGAAATAATTCCATAGGGATTGGCACT GTGGAAgaaaaccaaataaaacaaGTGGAAAGCACTGAAGGGACTTTTGAAAGGACAG GAAGGAAGATTAAGCAGGATAGTAATGTGGAGAAAGCGGTTGTTCCTTACAAG TCTGATACACAGCCACCTGAAGCAAATGGAAGCACCTCGTCACAAGGAAAATCAAA AGTTCAGCTTTTGAGGGTCCTAGAGACACGTAAGTTGGTTCTGCATAAAGAGCAAGGAATGGCATTTGCACGCGCTGTTGCTGCAGGTTTTGACATTGACTCCATACCAGCTTTGATGTCATTTGCTGAATGCTTCGAAGCGTCACGCTTGAT GGATGCATGTAGAAAATTCATGTCTCTATGGAAAATAAAGCATGAGAATGGCCTATGGCTTGAAATCGAAACTTCTGAAGTGACACCTAATCGTGCAGACTTCTCTACAATAAATACATCCCACACTGAAATGGACTCAGAAAGTAACGGTGGGAAAACAAATTCAG GAAACCAAGCTAATATTCAAGATCAATTTTCTCATCATGGATTCTCCCCTTGGCCTGTTCATTCTCTCCCAGGTGCTTTGCCAGTGTTCCATCCATATGCAGTCGAAGGCGTACCCTACTATCCGAGTTATCCAGGAAACAGTGCATTTACGCAGCCAGGTTGTCCGCCTATGGAGGATCCCCGACTACATGCTGATCAAAGTGTTCGACATAGAAGACATTCCATGGATAATAGACACGGCAATACTGATTCCAAAAATTGGGACATAGAAACTTCGAAACCAAGGTTTAAGGATGAAATGGATATAGAGAGGGAAGGTTTACAGACTGGAGACCGACGGAAGAAGACTAGTCGATCAGACAGACATAAATCTAGCACGGTGGTCATCCGAAATATCAATTACATAGCAAAGACTGAACATTCTTCTGGCAGTGGATCATATTCTGATTCTGCTACCGAAACCGATGAAGATAAAGAAGTTCACAAATCTGTGAAGACCTCAAAAAGAAGAGGATCTGGTAAGGCATCTTTGAAGAGGTTGAATTCAACTGATAAGGAAGAAACAGATGGAGGACATTGGCAAGCATtccaaaattatttattgaaagGTGTAGATGAAGATAGACATGCCATTAACCAAAACCAGTTTGAAATGGAAAAAGGCGATCAtgtgagaagaaaaaaacatgttgCAGCCAAAGATCCTTTAGATTTGACTGGTAATTCACATCCTTCATCAGATGTGGCTGCTGTCAATGGACAGTGTTATTCAAACACTGATTTGGAAAAGAAGTTGTTTCATAATATGAATGATGACTCAATCATGGTTGAACACAGAGTCAATGGTCCAGTAAATATTGAGGGAAATGCGATTGATATGGGCTCCGATTTCCCGAATGTGTATACAAAGGAAGGAAAACGGAAAATCTCCAACTATCAACCAGCTGAATTGAGCTTGTTGCCTGAACGGGGAGCTGATAAAGGGTCAATGCGTTATGACTGTGCACTAGACTATGAAATGCAGGCCCAAGCTGTAGGTGGTTCTTCACAAGATAAAAAGAACAAAGGGGTATTGTCTCGTCATACCAAACCAGGATCAAAGATGCTGGATAAGGAGCAGAAATCTAAACCTACACCAAGTAGTTCTGATAGAAAAAAGACCATTGGGCCAATAAGAAGGGGTAAACCGAATAAACCGAGTCCATTGGATGAAGCACGAGCACGTGCTGAAAGACTGCGTAACTACAAAGCAGATCTCCAAAAACTGAAGAAAGAGAAG GAAGAGGAAGATATAAAACGTATAGAGGCTTTAAAGAAGGAGAGGCAAAAGAGAATCGCTGCTAGGAGTAGCTCAGTCACCAAACCAACCACCAAATCAACCATGCCATCACAGCAAACAAAGAAAcagtttcaaacaaaatttttgTCAACCGTGCATAAAGGATCAAAGTTTAGTGATTCAGAGCCAAGATCATCCTTACCCTTCCAAAGATTCCCTATCAGAACTGTTTCTGGTGGATCCAATGATTCTTTAAAACCCTCTAAAACCAGCAGACTGAGTGCTGGCAGTAGCAACTCAGTTACAAGCAAATTAAGGCGATCAGTGCCTCTTTTGCCTGAACCTAAGCAAGGGAAGGGTGATTGTGCAAACAATACAAAGGCATCAATAACAAGCAGCAGAAGATTCTCAGAACCTAAAATGAGTACCATTCGTCCGACTTCTTTAGTTAAACCACGGAGCTCTAGGACAATTTCAAGGACTAAGGCAGTTGAAGAGACGGAGAGAAAAAAGATTTCTGCTATTGTGAATTATGATAAAGACAAGATTGCAACCCTTCCAGAACTGAAAATCAGAATATCTAAAGAGAAGCCACAAAAGCTTAATGTTGACAAGCCTTCTATGAATTCAGAAGGTGCCTTGCTGAAGAAAAGTGAAAGTGAAATTTCAACCACTGACAATAGAGATGAAATTCCTATGATTGATAAGACTGTTGTGATGCTTGAGGGTGAAAAAAAACCTTCTGCCCTTGATATCAACGATGAGAAACCAAGAGGGAAAACAACGATAGCAAAGAGACAAGATGACAAAGATAAAGCAATGGAGAAAACTGAGAGAGTATCAAGTTGTACTGCTGTTTGTGCACCGGCTTCATCCTTAAGAACAAATATGGTACACATAGGAACCTTGGAGAACCAGTCACAAGTGAAGCACATATCCTCGAAG GTTAAAATGAATAATACAAAGAATGaaccttcaaaatcatcatctagCAGTCGTGTTGCCGAGGAATCATCTCGTGCCCCATACTCTCGAGGTTCTTCTTTGGAAGATGGCCATGCACAAAATTCTGAGTATGGTAAAGCACCTCCCACGAGCTTGGAAACTACATCAATCGGTATGGAGACTTTCAGAGCACACGTGTCTGATACCAGGAACTCTACACTTGAAAAAATTCCCGAGGTAAATGAAAATCCCCAGGCGAAGGAGCCATCGAAAGGGTTTAGACGACTGTTAAAGTTCGGTAAAAAGAATCACAACTCAGCTACTGGGCACAGTATGGATTCAGATCATGCCAATGAAATTGGAGCGAATGGTTCCACCAATGAAG